Proteins found in one Schistocerca serialis cubense isolate TAMUIC-IGC-003099 chromosome 5, iqSchSeri2.2, whole genome shotgun sequence genomic segment:
- the LOC126481803 gene encoding uncharacterized protein LOC126481803 yields the protein MRVDMKKNGTCCVKYVSTHVGHKSELCHLQLTKRERESIAADIASGIPFSVILDKIRDTVVDSNLERIHLITRQDLHDIDQSYNLSFKSIRHHNDAISVEAWVNEVNGGDSPCVIFYKPQDVVLDSYPQLKRSDFALIIMNNAQGEILKKYGNDCVCVDGTHGLNGYNFELITLLVLDDLRQGFPCAFLISNRNDSQMLSIFFQHIKRQVGSISPNVFMSDLAESFFIAWNDVMAAPSMRLYCTWHVDRCWRKNIKCKIQGVEKQGEVYKQIRTLMHEQDVDSFDEMLNIVLERLECDPDTVQFATYFRDNYVGNANSWAYCHRLNAGINTNMHIERMHRTIKYIYLGSKCVKHLDKAIFALMSFVKHKLFDRLIVLNKDEKTEILAEVTKKSVNDSVPLSVQRRELIAEFSGMVSELTSNDLETAKKMLSSLKATVAVGMLQQKQAPLQIERKQSQKILPQRRLYSTKKNKRSNNASLVLPNSEESSLIKLSLLADKEDALVGKGMLLVPPPPPPSPPNNVHPCSKKCL from the exons ATGAGAGTAGATATGAAAAAGAATGGAACCTGCTGTGTGAAATATGTTTCAACCCATGTTGGCCACAAATCCGAGTTATGCCATCTGCAACTaacaaaaagagaaagggaaagtatTGCTGCAGATATAGCAAGTGGCATACCATTCTCTGTCATATTAGACAAAATTCGAGATACAGTTGTAGATTCGAACTTGGAAAGGATACATTTGATTACGAGACAGGATCTACATGATATAGATCAGTCTTATAATTTGTCCTTCAAGTCAATAAGACACCATAATGATGCAATAAGTGTAGAAGCATGGGTAAATGAAGTAAATGGTGGAGACAGTCCTTGTGTGATTTTCTATAAACCACAGGATGTAGTCCTTGATTCGTACCCACAATTAAAGCGCTCTGATTTTGCATTGATAATTATGAACAATGCTCAAGGCGAGATATTAAAGAAATATGGGAACGACTGCGTTTGTGTTGATGGGACACATGGTCTTAATGGATATAATTTTGAACTTATAACTCTACTAGTGCTAGACGATCTAAGACAAGGGTTTCCATGCGCGTTTCTAATATCTAACAGGAATGACTCCCAGATGCTGTCCATATTTTTCCAGCACATAAAGAGGCAGGTTGGATCAATTTCGCCAAATGTTTTTATGTCGGATTTGGCCGAGTCTTTCTTTATTGCATGGAATGATGTCATGGCAGCTCCATCTATGCGACTTTATTGTACATGGCATGTTGATAGATGTTGGAGGAAGAATATCAAATGTAAGATTCAAGGTGTAGAAAAACAAGGTGAAGTATACAAGCAAATcagaactttgatgcatgagcaggATGTAGATTCATTTgatgagatgttaaatattgtgctAGAGAGATTGGAATGTGATCCTGATACAGTTCAATTTGCCACATACTTCCGAGACAACTATGTTGGGAATGCAAATTCTTGGGCATATTGCCATAGATTGAATGCTGGAATCAATACCAACATGCATATAGAAAGAATGCATCGCACTATTAAATATATATATCTAGGTAGTAAATGTGTCAAGCATTTGGACAAAGCTATTTTTGCATTGATGTCATTTGTGAAGCACAAGCTGTTTGACAGGCTTATTGTGCTAAATAAAG ACGAGAAAACAGAAATACTAGCGGAGGTAACGAAAAAAAGTGTTAATGATTCTGTACCTTTGTCAGTCCAAAGAAGGGAACTTATCGCAGAGTTTTCTGGTATGGTATCTGAGCTGACCTCAAATGACTTAGAAACTGCTAAAAAAATGTTATCGTCACTAAAGGCAACTGTAGCTGTCGGAATGTTGCAGCAAAAACAGGCACCGCTGCAGATAGAAAGGAAACAATCACAAAAGATTTTACCTCAACGTAGACTGTActctacaaagaaaaacaaaaggagTAATAATGCATCTCTGGTGCTACCAAATTCAGAAGAATCCAGTTTGATCAAATTATCTCTACTGGCAGACAAAGAAGATGCACTTGTGGGAAAAGGTATGTTACTagtgcccccgcccccgcccccttcccctccCAACAACGTACATCCCTGCAGCAAAAAATGCTTGTAA